CTTGCACATCAAATTGTTACAGTTATCCATGGCAAGGCAGAGAAATAGCTGTGAAAAATGctctttcagcagcagaaaaggcaAGGTTACAGAGGGTACAAAGAAGCCCCTTTGAACACAATACTGCATAATGCTCTGCCACGCAAGTaggaaaatgtatttacaaCCACAACATTACTGATCTTCAGATCCTATCTTCTCCAATTACTTACTACATCTTTTTGTGTGGGGGTCGGTTTTTTTGCTGGGTATGggtttgttgttgctgttggggtttttgttggtttggcCTGgtcttgttggtttttttgtttggctttgttgGTTGGTTCTCCAGGATTACCCTACATGTTTTGtggaaatgctgaaatacaGAAGCCAACTGCAGCTCTCTGGAACACAGAACATGTAACCTGTGAGCTAGGAACAGTCCTTAGCAGAGCTGACACATACCCAGTGCTGAGTGGAAAGCTGGAAGCACCTTACATCCAAAGCAATGGAGTGCTCTTGCACCTAAAATAGCAATGTGATCATTTAATACTTCCAagtaaattctctttttttaaatttcttttaaagtgtttcCTCCCATTCTGCTGTTCCTTTCCAAGACCCTTAAGACCCTGTTGTAAGAGAAAAGGCAGTCAAGGGAAACAATTCTCTCAGCAAGGAGCAAAAAGAGAGTCTTATTCTTTATAAATACTGGCAAGTAAAAAAGAATAGTAAAAGTCAAAATGCAGAGATGGGAATATGTATTTGAGGAAACAGGCACCAAAGTGAggaagattttgttttcatcttttctctttAATCCCTTTAATACTTTATTAAATGTAATCAAGAAAAGCCAATGAAAATCAATGAAAGATTTTATAAGGAGGGGACAGTTCCCACCTTCAAAGGTAACTGAGTATAttaaacaagatttaaaaaacttAGGTAATTTCTCAAGTTCTAAGCATAAACACATGCCTGTGGTTAAAGCAGACTGCCTTGCTAGGGCCCAGTATCTGATTCAAAAGTCAGAAGAACTCACATGCATGTGTTTGGATTCATATTAATTGATGTCAACTGGTTTTCTCAGTTGAAATTATTATAGGATAAAAtggtaaagaaaaagaaaatactgctcGCCCAAGCAGATACCAAGACATATTAAATCTGGAATctacaaacaaaatacagtCCTTCCCAGAAGTTACAGCAAGTTCAGATATCAGGAGGGAGGTAAGACTATGTTACATTCACTGCTAACTTCAAAGCATGGATGCAcaagattttccttctgctcaatacagctgcattatttatttaattagtATTAAAATACAAGCTATCTATAAAAAATTCAGCTCCTCAGCATGTGCCTACACTTCAGCCTGCTGCCCAGTGTAAATATGAGCCAGCTTGCCTGCCAAGAACAGAATGTTTGCTTCAGCCAAGAGGGGGGAAATAAGCTGTGTTGGTAAGGATAGGCACTTTCCAGTCTCCAACCTGGCTTGCTTAAGACAACTTTGAATTTTACTATATCACACTGTTGCTGGCAGTGTTGACATATCCTTATTTTAACAACTCTGTGGACAGCAAGAAGCCATCAGCAAAACACACGGTGGCTCTCAAAAACAGCTTCAGAGCTTTGAGCTGCTAGTGAATAGCAGTCTCTGTGAGAGCAGCATGATTCTGAACCAGCATACAGAGCCCCTGTCATTAATATTCATGTTACATATCCCAGAACAAATAGTAGATGCCAGTCTGATTCAAAGCTCTCTGAAATTGATGGAAACCCCTCCATTGACTGCCACAGGCTCTGGGTCAAGCCCCAAGTGTCCAAGTGTGTTTATGCCTttcaaaaaagaaggaattcaCTCTCCACATGTTTCAGTCCCTCACATTTATTGTCAGTAAATCTCTGGCAAAAAAATGCCTTTCTCTGCAATGAGACTCTCACTGAAGCCAGTAGGAGCTATATATACAGAGATGGAGGACATAAACTCTATGTAAAACCAATAGCATATTGGAAATAATCTTGATTTTGAAACCACATGAGACAAAATTCAGTCATAAAGTGAGTGTTTCTTTTTAAGAAGTATAAAATAACTCAAGATTTTGTATACCTGCAggttaagaagaaaattttcaatGAGGCACATTGAACTTTCAATAATATAACATTAAAAAAGCCCATTCCTGTAAATCTAATACCATTATAACCATCTTCCTTAAACACTGTAATTATATCCTCCAAGTGTAAGTAAATTAAATATGGCCACCTAAATTACAAtatgcaaagattttttttttttacttattaaaGGAATTTAATACTACTCATAGATGTCTTTGTTAAATGCAGATTGACAATCAAAGAATAAaacctcatttatttttatgctacTTTATAAATTTTCTGAAGCCCAAGTCCTCTCAAAATAGTGTACAATAATTGGATTAAAACTACCTTGAAATACTTTCCACCACATCTTTCACATGAAAACACCTTGCAAAGCCCACAATGTCTATATAATCATTTTACAGTGATTATCAAAAAAACGctacagaatttttaaaaaaagtggaTTGATTTGGATCCTCCTCCTCAACCAATGAAATCCTAGCACCATACAAAATCTCACAATTTAAAACTGAGTGCTggctctccttctctctctctctttcttcccttttaataacgaaacaatttattttccaaagtatGACTGTTAATACAGATTGGTTTTCAGAGTAGTTTTAaacagtgattttctttttcctgcattttttttcaagaaacaaaaatatgaagtaaaaaaaaaagaaaaaggaaaaagatacaGGAAATAAAGTCCTAAGGTCAATTAACAGTGAGTCCCCACGGAAGCAAAAGTCGACATTTCACGACGGATGGTACTGAATGGGGAGAGCTCCAGTTCAGTGGTGTACTCGTTGTCATTGTCGTCACTCGTCACTGTGGAAGACTTCTGGATGCATTCAtcacagcagcaacaacaacacTCCATAAACGCCCGGCTGAAAGGTTTACAGAGACAGAACAGGAGAACTGGGGTAACGCAGGACTTAAAGAACAAAAGGAACTGACTAATGAGATGGAGGAGGTCCATAGTCTGTCGAGAGACCCCTGTGGACATGTAGGCAGTCACGATGTTGCAAATGTTTTCAGGAATAATGCAAAATCCATATAAAATGGTCAAAGCCACCACTGTGCAATTCATCTGACTTTCCAGCTGAATTTGTCGCTTGTTCCCCCTTGTGCAGGCTTTTTCTGCCCTCCTGATTTTCCTGGCTGTCACCAGGGAGCAGGTGATAGTGAAGAGGGTAGGCAAACAAAAATAGCAGCCAAAGTACCACCAGAGCCGTGCGCCATCGTAGGTGAGAGCCAGCACGTAGATGGTGTCGGGCAGCGCCGTGGAGATCTTCACCACGCAGCgctcgcccgcggggctgcCGCTGTACTCGGGGTCGTCCCTGGCCAGCTGGCGCAGCACCACCTcgggcagggccagcagcagggcgCCCACCCAGATGACAGCCAGCTTGGCCGTGGTGGAGGTGCAGTTCTCGATCATCTCGTAATACATCTGCACGTTGGTGGCGGCACGGAACCGGTCAATGCACAGAGCGCACAGCGTGAACGTGGTGACTCCCAGAGAGGCcacctgggaaggaggaaagagaacACAGGTTAACACAGCTGCTGGATGGGGgaggaaataataaaacagtgggggagaaaagggaaaagaaaatgagaaaaaaaaggcagggggaggaagagaagcagTTGAGCACCATGGTGCTGAACACCACCAAAAGAAGCGTCACAGACAGTACTTCTTCCAGTGTTTGCTGAGCTACCATCCAGCATGCATTCCAAAAAGAGTACATGCTTCTATTTTTTTGCCAACAAATTCTTATTCCAGCTTGGTGTCAACCTCTCCTGGAGATCCAAGCAAGCATCTGTGCAACactgagtggaaaaaaatatagagGAATTgactaaaatttaaaactaaactGCTTCCTCCCCCACTTTTTTTCTAAGGGGTGTTTTTCAGAAAGACTGGTTCCACCACAGGGGTTggaattttaaatcaaaatgagATAGGAGAGTCTTCCTTCAACAGAAGTTATGACCACATAACTAGTTCGTAATGCATTCAGGGGATCATAACATTAAACCTTCCATAGCTACAAAACTTAGAAATACTGGGGATAAGGCATCTACTGAATTGAGTAGGATCCAACAACTATTTTTGTAAACTTAGGTTTTTAAGTGAAATTTTGATGGTATGTAGGCGCATAAAGTCATCTCCTACCATGAGTTCAAAGAAACTGTATTTGAAATCCTCAGACTTCCAGAGCCTGTGCAAAACTAAACTGTAGTTGTTAGGGTCTATATAACCACTAGTCAATATTACTTTAGAAAAGattaaaggaaaacacaggCTTTATTTCATAGGAAACATTCTGTGGGACAGTATACTAGAGAGcaggagaaatggaagaagTTCCATTCtttaaatgatttaaaaatggatttgcaAGAGCTGTCAATTATATACTGTGAGGAAAAAGTACAGAGCAACGCTTATGTTCTCCAGCTTTAATGATCATTATTCTATGCATGGGCAGAAATTTGTGCTGTCATGAAACATCATTTCCTATCATTTTATCCtgtttataatttaatttcctaAAAGAAATTTGCAAGAAGACTATATACATTTTGACCTAATTATATTAACAATAAATTCAACTTCAGTTAAAATTTAAAGCAGAACGCCCATTAACTTCAATTGTAGAAAGACTAAGTGCCCTGTTGAATTTTAATTCACTTATTTTCTTGGATTTGCATACATGTGTTATGCTGAAAATGTGTtgatgcagaaggaaaaaagaagttaaataatATTGCTAATAAATGTAAAGAATGCTTACTTTTATAAAGAATAAACCATATCTATGCAATGAACTGTAAAATCTAAAGTAGTACTAGGCAGTTCACTATAATTTTGCTCCTCAAAATTTGATGTGCAATGCtatatttaaatttcatataGGTAGACTTTAGGAAACACTTTCTGATTTCCACCATGATATTGAAATAATACGGTTTATGTATCTCTGAAAAAAGTTCTGCAAAGACAGATAACACGGTTATGCACAATTATATAAATGTATCATTAATTTTGGCCCTCGATATTAAATGGCCATATCAGATTGCTAAAATTGACtatcactgaaaaatattagGCACTTGGGATAGAAACCATAAGATGTTGGAGAATTCTCTGAAGCAGCTTCCTAAAAGACAGAATGAGTAAGATGCAATCTCTTACTAATTAacttgcagaaatatttaataatgaCAAGGCACGACTGTAAACACTTTTAATAGGCAACCATTGATTTGGAAGTTAAATTGTCTGACAAGATTCAAAGAAAGCTTGgtaaatgcaggaaaaaaattaagacatttaaagaaaaatagttaCAGGTAAATCTTAAAGAACAGTGATAAACTTTGCTAATGAAGCATCACAGCTCAgagtcagatttttttaattcaagattagcaattttatttccaaaacatttaaatgtgtGTGCAGTCTTCAAATCTTTTAGTGACAGCAAAACCCTTAGCCTTAACATGCAACATGAATAACAAAAGGGTCAGGACTCAGTTTTCTCCAATTATAagagacagggaaaaaattgagatCTGGGAATGAACAGGGATtgaaatgaaaatcagaaaaagaagaaaaccttaATGTCTGTGCATTAAGATGttcccttccagctctggcacgaacctcccccagcccaacGCAGACATTTGTATTGCTTCAGGATTTCATTGCAAACAGACTGTTACACAGCGCCGAGACAGCAAAACTCTGCAGCTGGTAGGGCTGGACTAATGAAAGAAGACACGTCTGCCATGAACAAACATAACCTACGGGGTTCCTGTCACATTAACTGACCAACGATTTGGAGGCTTAAAACAGCGAAAGAGAGCAAGAGGAAACAACTAAGAATACTGGAAGGCGGCTTTGAAAACCCTCCTGTGGATTTACTGATGAAACCAGCTAAACAAAGCCAGTGTTTCCCTGGAACAAGCAACAGTTTCCTATTTTCTGTAGATTAGCGGTGTTAGTGATGCCATGGAAAAGCtcacaaaaaccaaacagaaacacTCAAGCAGATGATCATGGATTCACTCCAGCTGACTTGCTTAGATGCAGTAGAGCAATTCAAGGGTTGGATTGCTTACTCCACACAGCAGACTATGAGTATTAACCAGCAAAATAAGTGGGTGCTGCTCAAAAACCTATGGTGAGAACTGGGACATGCATTCTGCATGTTCACACAATTTCAGTCCAGATGTGTTTCTTCATACCAGTCATACTAATAATTAGAGTTAAGCTGAAAGTGTGAAAGAAttcagagttttcttttttaatattgtatTGCCTTGAAACAACTATAGAATTAAGATCACTAATTTTGACAGGGAGAAGGTAAAGCACAAATTAACAAATCGTAAAGTGGTGCAAAGCCACATGGAGTTTAATGGTGCTCTTGTTGTAACATCTGAGTGTCTGATATGCTGCTGCAATCTTGATTCCACCAACCTGGCAGGAAATGAGGCAAGGTAAGGGCAAGTCAGGCTCAGTAAGTTTTGATCATCACTTAATTGTCTGGTTTATTTCCATACTGTCCACTGAAGACTCTGCTGAAGTCTCTAAACATTCAGGACGATATCATTTTATAACTTCCTCTTACTACATGAAATCAGAAAAGTCCCCAAATTTCCAACAGAATGACCATCAATTTGCTTTGAGGAAGTGGTGAAGGAGCCCCTGCTTTGAGGAGATACCCACACCATTTGGGCAGAGAATGGCTACAGCatagacacacacagaggaagaTATTATTGTTTCAAAAGAATCACTTTAAACActtttgctctttaaaaagcCTTCCCAGGGTTAGTGGGCACTGCGATGCCACTTCAAGACTCTGCATTAACCTTTGGTCATTAGCTCACCAGCTGTTAGTCAACTGTGTCAAAACTGATTTGGGGAACTGAGGCCACAGAGAACAATAGTAAACTCATGAAATGCTCAGCATAATTACTGTTCTCCTGTCCATCCTTCCAAGACACCAGCTCCCCTTTCACAAAGTTTAACAATTACCAAAATGTTCCCAGGCATTTCCTGGCATGCCCTGCTTCTTCTCCTGGCTGTGGTCCCACAGCTCTTGGCCCTGGcctccaggagcagagcctcTGGCTGACCAGCAGAGCCGTGTAGATGTGTTACAGTGGGTTACGGTTGTGGAAATAACACCCAATCTTGTCCCACTAATTTCTAGTCAAAACtaatgaaaaccagaaacaaaatcagaaaagttGACTTGGGTGAAAAGACCAACAAAGACCAAAGTCTGTAAGTGAATACAAAAGAGAGATTGGGTCATTCCATCCAGTACGACAAAGCGCAAGAAGTGACATTGCTGCTAACTAAAGAATCCACTATGAGATACAAAAGTTACTTAAGCCAAAAGGCAGTGAATGTAGCAGAATGGAAATCAATCACTATGAGCAACTCCAGGCTGGAAATGAGAGTGACCATTCTGATGGAGGAGTGGAAACAATGTAGACTAAGTTCATATTGAATAAGCTTAAATAAAGGTGTTACAAGAAGTGGACCCTTCTACCAGCTGAAGTTGAATTTTCTAACACAGAACATAATTCATGTTGATAACAAAAAACTCCTTACAACTACATGGCACTCTTCCTTCCTTTGTTACAAAATGGGTattcaaaacattttcccaTTGTAATGGGAAAGCTGAAACTTCAGAAGAGGTTGATGACTACTATCCAAGCCACCTCTGAGCTACCAGTGACACCCCATAGACTCTGTATATCCATTCCTGTTATATCATATCAAAGACTTTTTATTCCCCAAGCCATTATAGTTTATAATTTTCTTGTGGCTGCTACACATCCACATTAAACTTCATAGCTTTCAAACATGTTAATCCAATATACCAGGGGGACTCCTGTAAATTTGTCAGTTTTGTCTAAGATAAATAAATTTAGCACAGACTgcaatacttttttttgtgCTACATTACACCAACAGTACAGAGTCCAGTAATAAGAACAGACGGATGCAAAATAAAAGATCAACCCATTGCAAACAACTATGCAATATTCATCTAGATTTCTGTCCTTTTAATAAAAAGTCCCACTCCACTCGCAAAAAAACtaaccaacaacaacaaaaaacccacaaaaacaaaaacaaacaaattttttttaaaaagcccaagAAAAACGGTCCAAATATTTACCAAATAagtaaatttaatatttttttttcaatttttggtGTCACTCTCTAATGAGGATCAAGTTCTCATGACACTACACAAGACACTGTTGCACTAATTCTTAATAGTAGCAACATGGAACTACTGCTAGAAatctatttcttcttctttttgcaggaaaaatCCTGTCATACGGAGAAATGGCATGCTAGTGTTCAGAGCAGAGTCAATAGTGCTGGAATCACAGATGCTGCCTCTTCCTCTCCACACATACGTAAGTTCAACATTACTGACCCAATTTTTTACTCTGACACAAATTCATTTCCATGCTGAAATGCCACATCCAAAGTTTAGCCAAAAGCAAAAACTTAGAAGATCCTGAGGACAGGatttgcagaggaaagaaagactGACAGAACAGCCAACATGGCAGCTACTATCACCATGCCACTAATACCTAAAGGGCAGAGAAATATTAACACTTCCGTTTCAAATTATTGTGTGATAAGCACTAAAGATGCTCTGCTAGGTTAAAGATACATCTAGCCATTGCCCTAGAAAACTCTCATGAAGTTTTGAAACTGCAAACATCTCTGAGTGTCTTTGTCTATGACCCAGAGGACTCACTGGAGGTtcaggagcacagctctgactgGAGTCAAAGAAGAGACATAAAGAAAATGCCGCACATCAAAAGACACAGAGCAGACAGATAATACACAATTTTTATAAACTCccatgaaaaatgtatttgcttcCCTAAAGTGAAACTTAAAATAGAGATCTCTTCTGACAGCTTTGGAACAGGCAGAGAAGAGCCACTTTCTCTGTGCTTCTTACTTACCTCTGTCAAGTAAaagagagaaatgggaaaaagccTCACCTCAAATTGCCCTGGAGGATCAGCTCCAGGGAAAGAGAGTAATTCGTATTTCAGTTCAAATCAATTCTTATGCTTTCCACTAAGAATACTAATTGTGATAGCTTTCCTGAACTGGAACTTGCCCACCAGAAACAGCAGTGATGCCACAAATTATTGCCAAAAGCACATGCAGAGGTTGGGCATCAGATTTCAAAAGCTTTTACTGTCAGCCTGCTCCAGAACCACACCATGTATGCATGATATGGTCCAGGTGAGGACACCACAaactttttcctgttctttgtgAGGTGTATGGGAAAGGCAGCGGGCCTCATGACTACTACCACTGAATGCAGGGCAGTGTAATATCCACTGGCCTCAGCAACTTCTTGCTCTGTGCTGGACTGCATAGGATGGTAAATCAGCCTCTGCAAACCCTCATGCTAGACCATTCCTCAATTCTAAATCCTTACTTGGCAATAAGTAGCTTGATTCAATCTGTTGGCATAGAATGTGACTCTCTCAAACATATAAAGCTTCTAGTGCAATCTCCAAGAGTAAAATCAACACAACTCGAGCAAAGTTCCTTCTTAAGCCTGAAAGAAGGTTTCTAGTTCTACCTGAGACAATCAATTTGTCATCTTGTGCAAGTTGCTCTGGGCCTTGAACAACTTATTTCATCTCTTTGTAACTGGCTTTcagcattaaaacaaaataaaaaacctgcaACTTCACATGACTAACagttgtaaaatatttaaaagcacagTAACAGTATAGATTTTGTCtacatttatatttctttctattAAGGCCTAGAATAAATATGCAAGTAGGGAAACTGGAGCTATATTGTTCAAAAGACTGTGCGTGCTTtgaacaaaactgaaagaattCCACATCAGCTGGAATTAGCCAAAGTCATTGTCTTTCTATGGTCATTTACCTCATGTCTCCTGATTCTGTGTAACACTGACAAAACTGtatgaaagacaaaataaacacagtgtGCAGGTAAACACTTCAGACACGCATGCCAAAACCTAAACTTCTGAATCATGCAGAAAAGTggtaaaaaattcagaagagtATTAAAACGACAGAGAAGAAGCACATCTCCACACATCCTTACAGGCAGAGTAGCTGCATCACTTGTTTTAATTCCCTTCTCAATTCCTTTTCAGCACACTCAAAATTAGTAGTTACAAGTGGCCATACTGTGATACAATATATGGCTGAAACGACTACTTAATGTACTTGTCACAGAAGATCTTTATTAGCTATAGGAAAACTgctctttaaattaaatttgtggAGACATTCCACTGTTGGAAGCTCAGTCTTTACCTATACAAATGTGCAGGAAGATATCATAAAACATTTTCCCCAGACTGTGCGTGCATATGTGTTATCACTAGCAACAGATGCTTTGTTGGAATTCTGCACAATATCCATTAAACagcacaaataaaaaccaattGGCCACAAGAGGCTGAACTAATAAAACTCAAGGTATTTCCCTGGGATCACTTGAAACCTTCAAATAACACAAAGCATGCTTGAAATATGTTAAAATGCTGTGATCATCACTTGCTGCGGGTAATGAACCATCCCCTGTTCTCTAGTTCTGAAAGTAAAAGCTGGTGTGACAGAAGACTCAGGCCAATAAGGGTTTTGATGCTCGAGATATTTCTGGATCTACAAATCTGGGTGAGACATGTAGCTCCCTAAACAACATATgcaaaaaaaacaagaaaaagagatgaaaagagATAGAACCAAGAGACACTTAAAATAACTACACACTGTGCAACCTTAGAGAAAACACAGACAAGAGGTTAAAATGTGTCTGTCTTCAGGAAGATGATGCTATTTGTATTCCACAAAGGAAGCTCTTGTGAAGAAAGCTGTCTAACCTTTCTCCTCAAAGAGCTAAGAAGACTTCACCCTTTCCCACTGTGTGAGAAGGAGATGGGCCTGCCCAGGTGAGTTACAAAGGAAAAGGGAGTGCTCAGCTATCAGATGAATGCACTGCTGTAAGCAATCCTTGACagagcaaggagcagcagctgtgcatgGGCTGGATTTCATGACATGCTACACATCTGCACTGCTCCTGGTGGTGTCAGTGTCACTGAGTAATGCCTGTGAGGTTAGAACAACACTTGGAAAGAGGTGAACCTTTGCTCTCTCTGCCTCAGCAGAGTCAAATCCTGATTTATAGGACAGTGTCTTTCTTTACAGGTTCCAGGTGAACCGTGGAGAGTCATGATCCACTAGTGTTCAGTATCTGCCACTCATTGCCACAATTTACAGAGAGGGAAATCCAGTCTTTTACTTACTCCACTCAGGGTGATGAATATACTTTACATACATGAGTATTATATTTAGTGACCACTGAACAAAAAATATGCAATTCTGGAAGCAACACAGAACCCTAAGGCTATACCTCTTTATATTTGTACCTTAGAACTAAGTTAATTATACTTCCTCAAGGACAAGGAAAATGACTTCTTTTTAGACACCAGTAATAATTAAGCCAAACACAGGGACCAAGCTACCAGTTCATCCTCACTCAACTGAGTTCTTGAATAAGACCAACTCTAGACAGCCACAGAAcattaaagtgaaaaaataaggTAACATTAAATTACAGTGACGTATAGCAGCAGCTGAATACTTTTCAGGATTACAGTTTTGAATTTCAGCAACTACATTTCAGCTAAACTACTTTCAGTTTGACAACTCTTTAGTGCCCAAAGCTGCAAAGCATAAGCAATTAATTTTGAGAAACACTGTGGCCacacaaataatttaaactacTGATTTTTAATTAGAATCAACATTACAAAGAATT
This genomic interval from Catharus ustulatus isolate bCatUst1 chromosome 4, bCatUst1.pri.v2, whole genome shotgun sequence contains the following:
- the GPR37 gene encoding prosaposin receptor GPR37, giving the protein MRPLRAPLALLCQVLGAWAACALAPDPVAASGPPAPPQRARSPPAPPPLAPGRRTGAPLPGRGALPRGAGAAAGGAAGPGGSCGAAGTGRRRARSSEPGAGAAAGRGGAGGPRWLPLNGSAGGDGSAGGRGNATGRRARLRNPFYPLTEESYGAYAVMCLSVVIFGIGIMGNMAVMCIVCHNYYMRSISNSLLANLAFWDFLIVFFCLPLVIFQELTKKWLLEDFSCKIVPYIEVASLGVTTFTLCALCIDRFRAATNVQMYYEMIENCTSTTAKLAVIWVGALLLALPEVVLRQLARDDPEYSGSPAGERCVVKISTALPDTIYVLALTYDGARLWWYFGCYFCLPTLFTITCSLVTARKIRRAEKACTRGNKRQIQLESQMNCTVVALTILYGFCIIPENICNIVTAYMSTGVSRQTMDLLHLISQFLLFFKSCVTPVLLFCLCKPFSRAFMECCCCCCDECIQKSSTVTSDDNDNEYTTELELSPFSTIRREMSTFASVGTHC